In Populus nigra chromosome 1, ddPopNigr1.1, whole genome shotgun sequence, one genomic interval encodes:
- the LOC133671660 gene encoding heat shock 70 kDa protein 15-like: MSVVGFDFGNENCLVAVARQRGIDVVLNDESKRETPAIVCFGDKQRFIGTAGAASTMMNPKNSISQIKRLIGRPFSDPELQRDLKSLPFTVTESPDGFPLIQARYLGEMRTFTPTQVLGMVFADLKIIGQKNLNAAVVDCCIGIPVYFTDLQRRAVLDAATIAGLHPLRLMHETTATALAYGIYKTDLPENDQLNVAFVDVGHASMQVCIAGFKKGQLKILAHSFDRSLGGRDFDEALFQHFTTKFKAEYHIDVYQNARACLRLRAACEKLKKVLSANPVAPLNIECLMEEKDVRGIIKREEFEQISIPILERVKRPLEKALQDAGLAVENVHTVEVVGSASRVPAIMKILTEFFGKEPRRTMNSSESVSRGCALQCAILSPTFKVREFQVHECFPFSIAVSWKGAAPDSQNGAADNQQSTIVFPKGNPIPSIKALTFYRSGTFSIDVQYADVSELQAPAKISTYTIGPFQSTKSERAKVKVKVRLNLHGVVSVESATLLEEEEVEVPVTKEPAKEPAKMDTDEAPSDAATKGPKEADANMEEAKSAADVSGAENGIPEADKPTQMETDTKVEVPKKKVKKTNIPVSEVVYGGILAAEVEKLLEKEYEMALQDRVMEETKEKKNAVEAYVYDMRNKLSDRYQEFVTDPEREGFTAKLQETEDWLYEDGEDETKGVYIAKLEELKKQGDPIEERYKEYTERGSVIDQLVYCVNSYREAAVSSDPKFEHIDLTEKQKVLNECVEAEAWLREKKQHQDSLPKYATPVLLSADVRKKAEALDRFCRPIMTKPKPAKPATPETPATPPPQGSEQQQQGDANADPSANAGANETAGAASGEVPPASGEPMETDKSETA, encoded by the exons ATGAGTGTggttggttttgattttggtaaTGAGAACTGCCTTGTTGCTGTTGCGAGACAAAGAGGGATTGATGTTGTGCTTAATGATGAATCAAAGCGTGAGACTCCTGCTATTGTATGTTTTGGCGACAAACAGCGTTTCATCGGGACTGCAGGGGCTGCCTCGACCATGATGAATCCCAAAAATTCTATTTCCCAGATCAAGCGGTTAATTGGACGCCCCTTTTCAGATCCTGAATTGCAAAGGGATCTGAAGTCATTGCCTTTTACAGTCACTGAAAGTCCTGATGGATTTCCTTTAATTCAGGCACGGTATTTGGGTGAGATGAGGACGTTCACACCTACCCAAGTCTTGGGAATGGTGTTCGCAGATTTGAAAATCATAGGCCAGAAAAATCTGAATGCAGCAGTGGTGGATTGCTGTATTGGTATTCCGGTATATTTCACTGATCTTCAAAGGAGGGCTGTTTTGGATGCAGCCACAATTGCTGGATTGCATCCTCTCCGTTTGATGCATGAGACCACAGCTACAGCTCTGGCTTATGGTATTTATAAAACAGATTTGCCTGAGAATGACCAGTTGAATGTTGCTTTTGTTGATGTTGGACATGCAAGCATGCAAGTGTGCATTGCTGGATTCAAGAAAGGTCAACTTAAGATCTTGGCTCATTCATTTGATCGTTCCTTGGGTGGTAGAGATTTTGACGAAGCTCTGTTCCAACACTTCACCACCAAGTTCAAGGCAGAGTATCACATTGATGTTTACCAGAATGCGAGAGCATGCCTTAGGCTTAGGGCTGCCTGTGAGAAGCTGAAGAAGGTTCTTAGTGCCAACCCAGTGGCACCTCTTAATATTGAATGCTTAATGGAGGAGAAGGATGTTAGAGGCATTATTAAGAGGGAAGAGTTTGAACAAATTAGCATTCCGATATTGGAACGTGTGAAGAGGCCTCTGGAGAAGGCACTACAGGATGCTGGACTTGCAGTTGAGAATGTTCATACGGTTGAAGTGGTCGGCTCTGCTTCTCGTGTACCTGCCATAATGAAGATTTTGACTGAGTTCTTTGGAAAGGAACCTAGGCGTACAATGAATTCTAGCGAGAGTGTCTCCAGGGGTTGTGCATTGCAGTGTGCTATTCTTAGTCCCACTTTTAAAGTGAGAGAGTTCCAG GTCCATGAATGCTTCCCATTTTCAATTGCTGTATCATGGAAAGGTGCAGCTCCAGATTCTCAGAATGGAGCAGCAGATAATCAACAGAGCACTATTGTCTTCCCCAAGGGTAATCCCATTCCTAGCATCAAGGCTTTGACATTCTATAGGTCAGGGACGTTCTCCATTGATGTACAATACGCTGATGTCAGTGAATTGCAGGCTCCAGCTAAGATCAGTACATACACG ATTGGTCCTTTCCAGTCTACAAAAAGTGAACGTGCAAAAGTGAAGGTGAAAGTCCGCTTGAATCTGCATGGGGTTGTGTCTGTTGAATCGGCAACT CTTTTGGAGGAAGAGGAGGTTGAAGTTCCTGTCACAAAAGAGCCAGCAAAGGAACCTGCCAAGATGGATACTGATGAAGCTCCCAGTGACGCTGCTACTAAGGGCCCTAAAGAAGCAGATGCCAATATGGAAGAGGCAAAATCAGCTGCCGATGTTTCTGGGGCTGAAAATGGGATCCCTGAGGCTGACAAGCCAACACAAATGGAAACTGATACCAAG GTTGaggttcccaagaaaaaagtaaagaaaacaaacatcCCTGTGTCAGAGGTGGTTTATGGTGGAATACTGGCAGCAGAAGTGGAAAAACTACTAGAAAAAGAGTATGAAATGGCATTGCAAGACCGGGTTATggaggaaacaaaagaaaagaaaaatgctgTTGAAGCTTATGTCTATGATATGAGGAATAAG TTAAGTGACAGATACCAGGAGTTTGTCACTGACCCTGAGAGGGAGGGATTCACAGCTAAACTGCAGGAGACAGAAGATTGGTTGTATGAGGATGGTGAAGATGAAACCAAGGGTGTCTACATTGCCAAGCTTGAGGAGCTCAAAAAA CAAGGTGATCCTATTGAAGAGCGCTACAAGGAGTACACAGAGAGGGGATCTGTGATTGATCAGCTTGTTTATTGTGTCAATAGTTACAGAGAGGCAGCAGTGTCTAGTGATCCTAAATTTGAGCACATTGACTTGACTgaaaagcaaaag GTTTTGAACGAGTGTGTAGAAGCTGAAGCCTGGTTAAGAGAGAAGAAGCAACATCAGGACTCACTTCCCAAATATGCCACTCCAGTTCTTTTGTCAGCTGATGTGAGAAAGAAGGCTGAGGCACTTGATAG GTTTTGCAGGCCTATAATGACGAAACCAAAACCAGCCAAACCAGCCACTCCTGAGACTCCAGCAACTCCACCACCTCAGGGTAGTGAACAGCAACAGCAGGGAGATGCGAATGCTGACCCCAGTGCTAATGCTGGTGCCAATGAGACTGCAGGAGCTGCCAGTGGCGAGGTGCCACCTGCTTCTGGAGAACCAATGGAGACTGACAAGTCAGAGACTGCATAA
- the LOC133677944 gene encoding trihelix transcription factor ENAP2-like, whose amino-acid sequence MDDTEDDARYPQNPYGENNQRSYVSNRHKLPVGNATYSRPVDNQYAVSEDEDSDDEEEGEHELGDEDGENNQNNGIHYVEKDVDDDDDDEEEEEEEGVDVEEDGDDNEKYSRGIDDDHEDDDIERHPKKRKLKSLVSSYEFAPRVPLPPVAALAVPKPSVGGRNPLTDWTEHETFVLLDAWGEKFLQRGKKSLRSDEWQEVAEKVSDKSKIERTDTQCRNRLDTLKKKYKIERIKLAEDGGGASKWVYFKKMDVLMSTSAQQGGLSCGMDSGEYVSMNPRVYSNHSNGFDEMRDSPGNSELARDEDDSDGLPPKKRRLGRDCIEQSPFGLLADSIHKFSEIYEKIEISKRQQMLELEKMRMDFQRDLEMQKRQIIERAQAAIAKIHQVGEEEDSISANSA is encoded by the coding sequence ATGGATGATACTGAGGATGATGCAAGGTACCCACAAAATCCATACGGTGAGAACAACCAGCGGAGTTATGTCTCTAACCGTCACAAGCTTCCTGTGGGGAATGCTACCTATTCTAGGCCAGTCGATAATCAATATGCTGTTAGTGAAGATGAGGAtagtgatgatgaagaagaaggtgaGCATGAGTTAGGAGATGAAGATGGGGAGAATAATCAGAATAATGGCATCCATTATGTGGAAAAAGAtgtggatgatgatgatgatgatgaggaggaggaggaggaggagggtgtTGATGTTGAGGAGGATGGGGATGATAATGAAAAGTATAGTAGGGGGATTGATGATGACCACGAGGATGATGATATAGAAAGGCATCCGAAAAAGCGAAAACTAAAGAGTTTAGTTTCTAGTTATGAATTTGCTCCTCGTGTCCCATTACCCCCTGTTGCAGCTCTAGCAGTGCCAAAACCATCAGTTGGTGGACGAAATCCACTTACAGACTGGACTGAGCATGAAACATTTGTTTTGCTAGATGCTTGGGGTGAGAAGTTTTTGCAACGTGGGAAGAAGAGTCTTCGATCTGATGAATGGCAAGAAGTTGCAGAGAAGGTTTCGGATAAATCAAAGATTGAGAGGACAGACACACAATGTAGGAATCGTTTGGATACATTGAAAAAGAAGTACAAGATTGAGAGGATTAAGCTAGCAGAGGATGGTGGTGGTGCTAGCAAATGGGTTTATTTCAAGAAGATGGATGTTCTAATGTCGACATCGGCTCAGCAAGGTGGACTCTCCTGTGGGATGGACTCGGGAGAGTATGTTTCCATGAACCCAAGAGTATATTCAAACCATTCCAATGGGTTTGATGAGATGAGGGATAGTCCAGGGAATTCAGAATTAGCTCGTGATGAGGATGATTCAGATGGACTCCCACCCAAGAAGAGAAGGCTTGGAAGAGATTGTATTGAGCAGTCCCCTTTTGGATTGCTTGCAGATTCTATCCATAAATTTAGTGAGATATACGAGAAGATTGAGATTAGTAAAAGGCAGCAGATGTTGGAACTAGAGAAGATGAGGATGGATTTTCAGAGAGATTTGGAAATGCAGAAGAGGCAAATCATTGAGAGAGCACAGGCAGCGATAGCCAAAATCCATCAAGTCGGTGAAGAGGAGGACAGCATCTCTGCCAATAGTGCTTAG
- the LOC133679768 gene encoding pentatricopeptide repeat-containing protein At3g16010 — MAKMVVLRHITSKRSLSTFPFLSQRIKQTEKEIVEMFKVPSSKDDEMQNLPTQNIKFSRRDPSVRTLDERFIRILKIFKWGPDAEKALEVLKLKVDHRLVREVLKIDVEINVKIQFFKWAGKRRNFEHDLTTYMPLIRCLDDCGLFGEMWKMIQEMVRSPTCVIGPADLSEVVKILGKAKMVNKALSVFYQIKSRKCKPTASTYNSMILMLMQEGHYEKIHELYHEMCNEGDCFPDTMTYSVLVSAFGKLGRDDYAIRLFDEMKANGLHPTAKIYTTLLAIYFKLGDEKALGLVQEMKDKGCAPTVFTYTELIKGLGKSGRVEDAYSVFLNMLKDGCKPDVVLINNLINIFGKAGRLEDALKLFDQMRSWKCAPNVVTYNTVIKALFESKAPASEAASWFEKMKANGVTPSSFTYSILIDGFCKTNRIEKALLLLEEMDEKGFPPCPAAYCSLINALGKAKRYEAANELFLELKENCGRSSARIYAVMIKNLGKCGRPSEAVDLFNEMKKIGCNPDVYAYNALMSGLVRAGMIEEAFSALRTMEENGCTPDINSHNIILNGLARTGRPEQATEMFMKMKDSLIKPDAVSYNTILGSLSRSGMFEEAAKLMREMGSRGFEYDHITYSSILEAVGKVDEDDEPNFP, encoded by the exons ATGGCTAAAATGGTGGTTCTAAGACACATTACTTCAAAGCGATCATTatcaacttttccttttctctctcagAGAATTAAACAAACAG aaaaagaaatagttgAAATGTTCAAGGTACCCAGTTCAAAGGATGATGAAATGCAAAACTTGCCCACGCAAAATATCAAGTTCTCGAGGAGAGACCCTTCGGTTAGGACATTAGATGAGAGGTTTATAAGGATTTTGAAGATATTTAAGTGGGGACCTGATGCTGAAAAGGCCTTGGAAGTGCTCAAGTTGAAAGTGGATCATCGATTGGTTCGTGAGGTTTTGAAGATAGATGTTGAGATTAATGTTAAGATTCAGTTTTTCAAGTGGGCTGGCAAGAGGAGGAATTTTGAGCACGATTTGACTACTTATATGCCTCTAATCCGTTGTTTGGATGACTGTGGGTTATTTGGTGAAATGTGGAAGATGATCCAAGAAATGGTCAGGAGCCCGACGTGTGTTATTGGTCCGGCTGATTTGTCTGAAGTTGTGAAGATATTGGGCAAGGCCAAGATGGTGAATAAGGCACTTTCTGTCTTCTACCAGATAAAGAGTCGCAAGTGCAAACCAACGGCGAGCACCTACAACtctatgattttgatgttgatgCAAGAAGGGCATTATGAAAAAATTCACGAGCTTTACCATGAGATGTGTAATGAGGGTGACTGTTTTCCAGACACAATGACATATAGTGTGCTTGTTTCGGCGTTTGGGAAATTGGGTCGGGATGATTATGCTATAAGGTTGTTCGATGAGATGAAGGCCAATGGCTTGCATCCAACTGCAAAGATTTATACTACCTTGCTGGCAATCTACTTCAAGTTAGGTGATGAGAAAGCTTTGGGTTTGGTGCAAGAGATGAAGGATAAGGGCTGTGCACCTACCGTCTTCACTTACACCGAGTTGATTAAGGGACTAGGAAAATCTGGGAGGGTTGAAGATGCTTACAGTGTATTCTTGAATATGTTAAAGGATGGTTGTAAGCCTGATGTTGTGCTGATAAACAATTTGATCAACATTTTTGGAAAAGCAGGTCGCTTGGAAGATGCGCTTAAGCTTTTTGACCAGATGAGGTCTTGGAAGTGCGCGCCAAATGTGGTTACATACAACACTGTAATTAAGGCTTTATTTGAATCCAAAGCTCCAGCTTCCGAGGCTGCTTCATGGTTTGAGAAGATGAAGGCAAATGGTGTTACTCCCAGCTCGTTTACGTACTCAATTCTTATTGATGGTTTTTGCAAAACAAATAGAATTGAGAAAGCTTTGTTGCTTCTTGAAGAGATGGATGAAAAGGGTTTTCCGCCTTGTCCAGCTGCCTATTGCAGCCTTATCAACGCTCTTGGAAAGGCAAAACGATATGAAGCTGCAAATGAGTTATTTCTGGAGTTGAAAGAGAATTGTGGACGTTCAAGTGCTCGTATATATGCTGTGATGATAAAAAATCTTGGAAAGTGTGGCCGTCCGAGTGAGGCAGTAGATCTTTTCAACGAGATGAAGAAAATTGGATGCAATCCTGATGTTTATGCTTACAATGCACTCATGTCAGGGTTGGTAAGGGCTGGTATGATAGAAGAAGCTTTTTCTGCGCTCAGAACCATGGAAGAAAATGGTTGCACTCCAGACATAAACTCGCATAACATTATTCTAAATGGCCTGGCTAGGACAGGTCGCCCAGAACAGGCAACTGAAATGTTTATGAAGATGAAAGATTCGTTGATCAAGCCAGATGCAGTGTCGTATAACACCATTCTTGGCAGTCTGAGCCGCTCTGGCATGTTTGAGGAGGCTGCAAAGCTGATGAGAGAGATGGGTTCAAGAGGATTTGAATATGATCACATCACTTACTCATCAATTCTTGAGGCGGTTGGTAAggttgatgaagatgatgaaccCAACTTTCCATGA